Proteins encoded by one window of Terriglobales bacterium:
- a CDS encoding DUF2335 domain-containing protein, with product MGKKHRNRGAMVPSAEMRIQTAMRFSGGPLPPPEALEKYNQVLPGAAERILAMAESQQAHRQHLEKHVIESNVSAQTRGTWLGFFVAMTVIVGGIWLIHDGKNTAGLASVLTALGALVGVFVYSKYEQKKELDKKTEALATAAERAGGA from the coding sequence GTGGGCAAAAAACACCGCAATCGAGGCGCAATGGTCCCTTCAGCAGAAATGCGCATCCAAACAGCGATGCGTTTTTCTGGCGGGCCCCTGCCTCCACCTGAAGCCCTAGAGAAATATAACCAAGTCTTGCCAGGAGCAGCTGAGCGCATACTTGCCATGGCGGAAAGCCAACAAGCTCATAGACAGCATTTGGAAAAGCACGTCATAGAATCAAATGTGTCTGCCCAGACGAGAGGAACTTGGCTTGGGTTCTTTGTAGCGATGACTGTGATTGTTGGTGGAATCTGGTTAATCCACGATGGCAAAAACACAGCTGGACTGGCATCGGTTCTAACTGCATTGGGTGCTCTTGTGGGTGTATTCGTCTACTCGAAATATGAGCAAAAGAAAGAACTCGACAAAAAAACCGAAGCACTAGCGACAGCCGCCGAACGTGCTGGCGGTGCATGA
- a CDS encoding glycine cleavage system protein H: protein MTVIMVLSTFVVFLLIDHFFSKKPAAQLAAQPAARVTEALPEPRLQPALVGGFRVPDNLRYHPGHTWALNESPTLVRIGMDDFASKLAGKIDHLSLPQRGQWVRQGQKIWTVHRDGQKVEMLSPIEGSVADINEAALTNPGLASKDPYGEGWLVTVQSPDAKTNFKNLLGGALARWWTEEAATRLQRHMPAALGALAQDGGVAMDDIASSIPDQDWRQLVKEFFLS, encoded by the coding sequence ATGACCGTCATTATGGTGCTCAGTACGTTCGTAGTTTTCTTACTCATTGATCATTTCTTCAGCAAGAAGCCGGCTGCACAACTGGCGGCACAGCCCGCAGCGCGCGTAACCGAAGCGCTTCCTGAACCACGCCTGCAGCCCGCGCTGGTTGGTGGTTTCCGTGTGCCGGATAATTTGCGCTATCACCCCGGCCACACCTGGGCGCTCAATGAGAGCCCCACGCTGGTGCGCATCGGCATGGATGACTTTGCTTCCAAATTGGCCGGCAAGATCGATCACCTCTCCCTGCCGCAGCGCGGACAGTGGGTCCGTCAGGGTCAGAAGATCTGGACCGTGCATCGCGATGGCCAGAAAGTGGAAATGCTTTCCCCGATCGAAGGCAGTGTGGCTGACATCAACGAAGCCGCCCTCACAAATCCGGGATTGGCGAGCAAAGATCCCTACGGCGAAGGCTGGCTGGTGACGGTGCAGTCGCCTGACGCCAAGACCAACTTCAAGAACCTGCTCGGCGGCGCACTCGCGCGCTGGTGGACGGAAGAAGCAGCCACTCGGCTGCAGCGCCACATGCCAGCCGCATTGGGAGCGCTGGCTCAAGATGGTGGCGTGGCCATGGATGACATTGCTTCATCCATCCCCGACCAGGACTGGCGGCAACTGGTGAAGGAGTTCTTTCTCAGCTAG
- a CDS encoding class I SAM-dependent methyltransferase, protein MATASADFTHLKSILKATWMAGDFGRIAMFTVEAGENFISRTPIQSGTRVLDVACGTGNTAIPAARAGAQVTGVDIAPNLLEQARKRAASEQLNIHFQEGDAEDLPQGDHEFDIVLSMFGAMFAPRPERVAAELIRACQPGGHIAMANWTPQGFVGKSFQLTSKMVPPPPGVPAPTLWGDEATVEQRLSGGTSKLSMTRHKTAFRYPFGPKEVVAFFRQHFGPTQAAFARLDPTGQAELASQMEALWTEHNLATDGTVAVEAEYLDVRAVRA, encoded by the coding sequence ATGGCAACTGCATCCGCTGATTTCACGCATTTGAAGTCCATTTTGAAGGCAACCTGGATGGCCGGCGACTTCGGCCGGATCGCCATGTTCACCGTCGAAGCCGGGGAAAACTTCATATCTCGCACTCCCATTCAGTCTGGCACTCGCGTTCTCGACGTAGCCTGCGGAACGGGAAACACTGCGATTCCAGCCGCTCGGGCTGGCGCCCAGGTCACCGGCGTGGATATCGCCCCAAATCTGCTGGAACAAGCGCGCAAACGCGCCGCGTCCGAACAACTGAACATTCATTTTCAGGAAGGTGATGCCGAGGACCTTCCCCAGGGCGATCACGAATTCGATATCGTGCTCTCCATGTTCGGCGCCATGTTCGCTCCCCGGCCAGAGCGCGTGGCCGCGGAACTTATTCGCGCCTGCCAGCCTGGCGGGCATATCGCCATGGCGAATTGGACTCCCCAGGGCTTCGTGGGCAAGAGCTTCCAGCTTACTTCCAAAATGGTGCCTCCTCCTCCAGGCGTCCCCGCCCCCACTCTCTGGGGAGACGAGGCTACGGTTGAGCAGCGGCTCTCCGGCGGGACGTCCAAATTGAGCATGACCAGGCACAAGACGGCCTTCCGTTATCCTTTTGGTCCCAAAGAAGTGGTGGCTTTCTTCCGGCAACACTTCGGTCCGACGCAGGCGGCCTTCGCCAGGCTCGACCCCACAGGTCAGGCGGAACTCGCTTCGCAGATGGAAGCCTTGTGGACGGAACACAACCTGGCCACAGATGGGACAGTGGCTGTCGAAGCCGAATATCTGGACGTCAGGGCTGTTCGCGCGTAA
- a CDS encoding zinc ribbon domain-containing protein — protein sequence MPLYEYRCRKCQHVFEKIQKFSDPPVAECPKCGGKVEQLLSPPAIQFKGGGWYVTDYAKKGGASSSSSDGKSGGESTSGSADSKSEAKPKSESKTSKKPGKEK from the coding sequence GTGCCGCTGTACGAGTACCGATGTCGGAAATGTCAGCATGTTTTTGAAAAGATCCAGAAGTTCTCCGATCCGCCCGTGGCGGAGTGTCCGAAATGTGGAGGGAAGGTGGAGCAGCTGCTCTCCCCGCCGGCAATTCAGTTCAAGGGCGGCGGATGGTATGTGACCGACTACGCGAAAAAGGGGGGAGCGTCTTCGAGCAGCAGCGACGGGAAAAGCGGAGGCGAATCCACGTCGGGATCAGCGGATTCCAAATCAGAGGCCAAGCCTAAGAGCGAGAGTAAGACCTCCAAAAAGCCAGGCAAAGAAAAGTAG
- the rsmI gene encoding 16S rRNA (cytidine(1402)-2'-O)-methyltransferase, with product MAVKRENNAQPPSATSAPRGPALYVVGTPIGNLEDITLRALRVLREVDRIACEDTRQTQKLLNHYEIRTPTVSYHEHNEMTRAPELIVDLENGASIALVTDAGMPGISDPGFRLISLAIRHHIPVIPIPGASAFLAALVASGLPGESFRFGGFLPHKTGERRKALESIKDLSRTQIFYEAPHRILDTLKDIVEVLGPARHVVLAREVTKIHEEFLRGRAQTVLEEAQSRELKGEITLLISKPDENGAHEQMPVKKESIHERLQAVMEAEKLDEKSALKRVAREFGISKSEAYRELQRTRATIH from the coding sequence ATGGCAGTAAAGCGGGAAAACAACGCCCAGCCACCGTCGGCAACATCAGCTCCACGTGGTCCGGCGCTGTACGTGGTAGGCACGCCCATCGGCAACCTGGAGGACATCACCCTGCGCGCTCTCCGCGTGCTGCGCGAAGTGGACCGCATCGCCTGCGAAGATACCCGCCAGACGCAGAAGCTCCTCAATCACTACGAAATTCGTACCCCGACCGTCAGCTACCACGAACATAATGAAATGACCCGGGCCCCGGAGCTCATTGTTGATCTGGAAAATGGCGCCAGCATCGCCCTGGTCACCGACGCCGGCATGCCAGGGATCTCCGATCCCGGCTTTCGCCTGATTTCCCTCGCCATTCGCCACCACATTCCAGTTATTCCTATACCCGGGGCCTCCGCCTTCCTGGCGGCTCTGGTTGCCAGCGGGTTACCCGGCGAGTCCTTCCGCTTCGGTGGGTTCTTGCCGCACAAGACTGGAGAGCGCCGCAAGGCCCTGGAATCCATCAAGGATCTCTCCCGCACCCAGATTTTTTATGAGGCCCCGCATCGCATTCTCGATACGCTCAAAGACATCGTCGAGGTGCTCGGCCCGGCTCGCCATGTGGTCCTGGCCCGCGAGGTCACCAAGATTCACGAAGAATTCCTGCGTGGACGTGCGCAGACGGTGCTCGAGGAGGCGCAGTCGCGCGAGCTCAAGGGTGAGATCACCCTGCTGATTTCTAAGCCCGACGAAAATGGTGCGCACGAACAAATGCCCGTAAAGAAGGAAAGCATCCACGAGCGGCTGCAAGCTGTGATGGAGGCGGAAAAGCTCGACGAGAAGTCCGCCCTTAAGCGCGTGGCCCGCGAATTCGGTATCTCCAAGAGCGAAGCCTACCGCGAACTGCAGCGCACCCGCGCCACCATCCACTGA